From the genome of Colias croceus chromosome 12, ilColCroc2.1:
CATCGATAAGTTTACGATGAAAATAGtaagtttgttaaaaaaagaGTAAAGTAGGCTATAATAATTAGCTATAAACTAGTACCTATTTCTAAAAATCTTCTACTGTACAATTTTGTCAAGAATCTTGTTAGATGCGTTTGGTGTGCCAGCAACGCAACTACAAGAACCAATCCAAAACATGAACagcacaagaaaatattgactTTCTCACTTGTAAAATCATCAGCCAACATATTTTACAAGCCAAATCCCTAACATTGtttgtataatttgttttaaaattaattatccgTCCTCTGGCTGTAAGTAATCTTGTGTCACAAATCAAAAGTCAACATTTACAGAGATACCGAGCCTAAATACACAGAAAACCTTTGACAAATCATAATGAAACGACGAAATAACGTTATCAGTCAATACCGGCTATGTTTTTCTTGTCcctctaaaaatattatttcagagAACTTTAGagccatacgctctatataatattataatttacgtgctcgggactcactaagagatatctttaagaatactggtatcctcactgtaccatcacagtatacttatatttaataatattttatatgtacacaaaaacgcagacttacaaacaagagtaggagatagacactgttatggcacaaggaaaagaaataaaattgaaatgccattttaccggttagctaaagttaaaaattcatttatgggccaaggtatacttttttacaacagaattaCTCATAGTAATAAAGAATTTAGTagtgataaatttaaaaattatgtaaaaaagtattagttcagagagtctattacagcattaagtcatatatggaagataaaaacccatgagggttgtcgcgtaaaaacggTACCACAGGACAGATAcagttacataattattattttgtaaaattaaattgtatagcaagagtttcttgccggttcttctccatagatactgctttccgaatcggtggtaaatgttaaaaatatgtattgacgtttcaaaagtgctctcgaagaagtctaattgaataaataaatgtttgagtttgagtttgagtttaggGTGAAGcgtaataaaaactaaaagtattatttgacaggtataataattatttacaacaaTAAATAGTTAAGTAGGGTGTTAGTTTAGTTTGTTTTCAGTGGATTCCAGCCGCAAGGTGAGCTGCACCTCCGGCTTGGTTGGAGGAGCCACCAGCGGACAAGCCTGCGGAAAAACCGGCGGAGGAGGCGGCCCCGGAGCCAGTTGCCGCGCCGGCAACTCCGGCTCCTACATCGTGACTCGAGCTGCTCTCTTCTTGATGGATCTGAAAAACAATAACACGAAATTAGGAATTAAAAATGAAGGAAACATGTGAAACTCATTCTTGAGAAGTGAAACTGGGATACCAAAAAATATGTGTCTTAATGATTTTGTtttcagtaaattatttaaacttacAGATGTAACTTGGTTGTGATGTGCTCCAACATTGTTGCATCCAGCAGCTCCCGCGGCATGAGCTGCCTGTTCTGCGTGGCCGCTCGCTCCTGAACTGCCCTGCTGATATCCAGATGCCGCACCAGAAGAGAATGGTGTAAGGGCTGGTCCACTATTGTCTGTAGGCGCGCCACTATTGACGCCCGATCCGGCGCCAGGAGCGGCTCCACCGTTGGTATTTATTCCAGCATTGGCACCTATTCCAATACCATGACCGATTCCAGCATTGACGCCAAGTCCGATACCATGTCCGATTCCAGCGCTGACACCCACTCCAGCGTTATGAGGTGCATTTCCATTATTAGCAATAACACCCAAGCCAGCATCAAAACCTATTCCGCCATTAGGTGCATttccattattattattaactccTAAGCCAGCGCCAACACTTATTCCAGCATTCGGTAACTTTCCATTATTACTATTAACTCCTATGCCAGCTCCAAAACCTATTCCAGCATTAGGTGAATTTCCATGATTACTATTAACTCCTATGCCGGCACCAACACCTATTCCAGCATTAGGTGCATAtccattattgttattaacaCCCATACCAGCATTTTGAGGCGCATttccattattattattagctcCAAAGCCAGTATTTATACCCATTCCGCTATTAGGTCGCATTCCAACATTAGGtacatttacattattattattaacacccATGCCTGCATTAGGATGCATTCCAACATTAGGTGCATttccattattattattaacacccGCGCCAGCATTAGGACGTAAGCCAGCGTTAACACCCGCTCCAGCACCAGGTGCtccattgttattataaattgtcGAAGGTCGATTCAATCCATTATTACCAGTCGTTCCAGTTGCAGGGCCCTTACTCGCATTATCTTTTTCAGGACAAAGGCCAGTATTAACATCCATGCCAGGTCCAGGACCAAAACCGTTATTGATATCCATTCCAGATCCAGGAACTATTCCATAATTAACGTCCATTCCAGGTGTAGGGGGAATTCCACAATTAATGTTCATGCCAGGTGCGGGTCCAGCTCCGTAATTAACATTCATTCCTTGTCCTATTCCACTATTTACATCTATTCCAAATCCTTGGTCTATTCCACCGTTCACGGACATTTCAAATCCTTGGTCTATTCCAGTGTTTACGTTCATTCCAAATCCTTGGTCTATACCAGGATTCATACCCATACCAGGTGCAGGTCCAAGGCCATTATTTATACCCATGTTTATTTGTGGACAGGGTGGGGGGCAGAAACCGCCTCCCACTACAGGGCCGATCCCGCCGCCGATCGGAACGGGAACGGAGGGAAATACAGCGACAACGTTTTCCAATCCTATCCCGTTTTCATAGCCTCCACCGATTTGGAATCCAGCGCCGTAAGCAGGTCTGAACTGAGGCCGATAAAAGAATCCCCTACTTAACCCCAATTTAGGTTTACAACAGAACTTCTTCCAAAAGAATGGTTTAGCTTCAATCATCGCTATACAAACCAAAACGCATAACATCTGaaaggaataaaatataaattaacacaaaataaacacaaaataaagatGATGAAGATGAAGAAAGTACACAagtcacaaaaaaaaaatattatgtatgtactcaAATTTCGACGGACCGAAggacgttttttaaaaagacaagatttaatttaaacgtcTTTAATATGTGCTCTCTACATCCAGAATGAAAACTTAAACTATAAACTTATCGTTAAACAAAAATGCAACGCTGCAATCTATGTTCTAAGAATTATACAAAATGCATTAAGGCGATGCAGGGTGGCCGTAGTTATGCTGCGTTAACAAATACGATATCACATGCATGTACTGCGGGTTGCCCCGACATAACTCCTCCATCCTCAGTTTCAAGAAAATCTGAAGGATTTTcttgaatacatatttttcttaatttagaCTTAATTACTAccacaattacaattataattacgATTAATACAAAAGTTATAATGTTAATCACTCCGACGGCACTATTCACTGTACTACTAAACTGGTTTTCACTATTTTcactattttcaattaaatgccTAAGCATATTTATGTCAGTTAAATTTGCACCCTTCAGGTTAACAGGCTTCCTGTCGGTCGGGAAGTTCATCAAATttggtaatataatttttggtaAACTTGggtatataatatcaattcCATTTACTTCATATTTCTTTAGTGTTATATCTCCGATTTTCACGTAACAGCCAGTCTCGTCTAACGtcaataaataggtaccatGAAGGAATTCTTGGGTTACCTCGTTTTTACAGACCTTGGTAAGTACTGTTTCCACATTTACGTATAGTATCCATCTATTTGGCAGAACATTGTCGATTTTCACGTCATCTATGGAAATGGGAATCGGCTGACAACTGGAAACATTTGTAGATAGCCGCAAAAGATCAGCTAAACAATCGTCTTTATATAATGTTGATGTCAGTATTTCCGGGCATAGGAACCGGTCTTCATCTATTTCTTTGCATGGTTGTGAAAGTGGCATGGTTTTCAACCCCTTCACAAGGACATATGGGTATTTGGGTAGGATAAGGGAAGTCTGACCTTTTTCTTcgttaaatataggtaaaggtattattttaaaatatgaataaatgtcGTCAGTAATTAACGGAATAGTCATTACgaattttatttgactttgTTTTACATAAGTTTGTACTTCTATTAATTGTTCAATTTTAAGAACATTATCTAAATTTACTGGAAATGGCAACTTAGAGCtagtttcaatgttttttaataaaagtaataattccTTAGTATCTACAACAGATTGgtgtaaaagtttaattttactaaaagctACAGCAGTTTCTATTTCACTTAATCTAACGTAAAGagacataaaattatgtaagaatgcagaatatgtatgtataatttcaTTAGTCCTTTGATGTAAATTTGTGTCATTTAAAAGCGAATCAATTACATTTAGCTTATTCTGgattgcaatgaaattgtTATTAGATATTTCAGCTACATTTAATAACGAACCCACCATCTCAGTAACGATCGTCATCTTATGTATTATAGAGTCTTGTTTAgtctttaatttttcaatagtgtTTTCAAATTGTATAGCATCTTCGTTGTCGAGGTTACcggtaataatttttataactgaaCCAAGTGGATTTAATAAACCACGTTTAGATCTAGAAGACGGAATTAATTGTTCAAATTTATCAATAGTATAATTCATATGATAATCTGTTTGTAATTCTGTTGTAATAAAATCGGAACCTAATGCTTTTACATCAATACAACTATGAACCTGATTTCTAAATGATAgataactatttatattaaattctaaatcttcatatattaactttaaatctAAAACCTTAATAACTCTCCATGTGTCATTGCTGACGACTGCATAGCCTTCACGGAGAGGTAGTATTCCGGGGTTCCGTTTAATCTGGTGCAGTTGAAGACCCTGGTTTTGGATCACGTGGATCGCCAAAATTAGTAACCTGTGGAGGACgcttaatgtttttaatgggAACTTTAGTTTCACGATTGTGCGTCGTTACTggcacaatatttttatggatCGGTCCCGTGACTATCGCTTTCTGATACCTAGGCTTATCTATAGCACATCTCGTGTTAACTCCTTTAATGTAAACTGAATCTCCTATGtctatgttaaaattattttcaccgCCATGCTTATCCTTAATAACCTGTttcttatgaataattttgtctttaagatatttgtttaaaaattttgtatgtttgtggTGATCTTTTACAATTTGTTGagttaattgtttattacaatCTACAGCTTCATCTAGAATCAGTATGCCTTCCGTATCAAGATCGCGAGCTGAGTGAACCGTATCTGTATTTTTGCTATTATTGCTAGACGCGGTCAAGGTGCTGCTTTCCGCGGTTATTGTACTACTATCGAGTGACGGAATCGAATATGGGGACCTCGggcaattatttttagtaataggCACTGTTCGGTCTGAATCAGACGAAATTGTATTCGGCGTCAGGGGTCGCGGGTCACATGTTCCAGCCTGATCGTTACTAACTTTTACTATTTCGTCTGTTGCATCGGTTAAGTGTTTTTGAAGATTTCGCTCCTTTTCATCTACATTAACTTTCATTGACACGTCAAC
Proteins encoded in this window:
- the LOC123696258 gene encoding fibroin heavy chain-like; amino-acid sequence: MKKIMLCVLVCIAMIEAKPFFWKKFCCKPKLGLSRGFFYRPQFRPAYGAGFQIGGGYENGIGLENVVAVFPSVPVPIGGGIGPVVGGGFCPPPCPQINMGINNGLGPAPGMGMNPGIDQGFGMNVNTGIDQGFEMSVNGGIDQGFGIDVNSGIGQGMNVNYGAGPAPGMNINCGIPPTPGMDVNYGIVPGSGMDINNGFGPGPGMDVNTGLCPEKDNASKGPATGTTGNNGLNRPSTIYNNNGAPGAGAGVNAGLRPNAGAGVNNNNGNAPNVGMHPNAGMGVNNNNVNVPNVGMRPNSGMGINTGFGANNNNGNAPQNAGMGVNNNNGYAPNAGIGVGAGIGVNSNHGNSPNAGIGFGAGIGVNSNNGKLPNAGISVGAGLGVNNNNGNAPNGGIGFDAGLGVIANNGNAPHNAGVGVSAGIGHGIGLGVNAGIGHGIGIGANAGINTNGGAAPGAGSGVNSGAPTDNSGPALTPFSSGAASGYQQGSSGASGHAEQAAHAAGAAGCNNVGAHHNQVTSIHQEESSSSHDVGAGVAGAATGSGAASSAGFSAGLSAGGSSNQAGGAAHLAAGIH